The following proteins are co-located in the Bosea sp. AS-1 genome:
- a CDS encoding NAD(P)H-quinone oxidoreductase → MTAIPQTMTAIGFSTPGGPEVLKPETRPVPQPGAGEILVAVAAAGVNRPDVLQRQGGYNPPPGASDIPGLEIAGTVVALGEGARRFAIGDKVCGLVAGGGYAQYAVVHESNALPVPKGLSLTEAGAIPETFFTVWTNVFQRGRLQAGESFLVHGGSSGIGTTAIQLAKAFGATVLATAGSEDKCQACRDLGADYAINYRTEDFVAAAKAATDGRGVNLILDMVGGDYIDRNYETAADQGRIVQIAFLNGPKATVNFSRLMLKRLTHTGSTLRPRTVAEKAAIATELYEKVWPLLEAGRCKPLINATFPLAEAAEAHRLMESSSHIGKIVLTV, encoded by the coding sequence ATGACCGCCATTCCGCAGACAATGACCGCGATCGGCTTCAGCACGCCCGGCGGTCCCGAAGTCCTGAAGCCGGAGACCCGCCCGGTCCCGCAGCCGGGCGCAGGTGAAATCCTCGTCGCCGTCGCCGCTGCCGGCGTCAACCGGCCCGACGTGCTGCAGCGCCAGGGCGGCTACAACCCGCCGCCCGGCGCCTCCGATATCCCCGGTCTCGAGATCGCGGGCACCGTCGTTGCGCTTGGCGAAGGCGCCAGGCGCTTCGCGATCGGGGACAAGGTCTGCGGCCTCGTCGCCGGCGGCGGCTATGCCCAGTACGCCGTCGTGCATGAGAGCAACGCCCTGCCGGTGCCGAAAGGGCTGTCGCTCACCGAGGCCGGCGCCATCCCCGAGACCTTCTTCACGGTTTGGACCAATGTCTTCCAGCGTGGGCGGCTGCAGGCCGGCGAGAGCTTCCTCGTCCATGGCGGCTCTTCCGGCATCGGCACCACCGCGATCCAGCTCGCCAAGGCCTTCGGCGCGACGGTGCTGGCGACGGCCGGCTCCGAGGACAAATGCCAGGCCTGCCGCGACCTCGGCGCCGACTACGCCATCAACTACCGCACGGAGGATTTCGTCGCGGCGGCGAAGGCGGCGACCGACGGGCGCGGCGTGAACCTGATCCTCGACATGGTCGGCGGAGACTATATCGACCGCAACTACGAGACGGCCGCCGATCAGGGCCGCATCGTCCAGATCGCCTTCCTCAACGGCCCCAAGGCGACGGTCAATTTCAGCCGCCTGATGCTGAAGCGCCTGACCCATACCGGTTCGACCCTGCGCCCCCGCACCGTCGCCGAGAAGGCCGCCATCGCCACGGAACTGTACGAGAAGGTCTGGCCGCTGCTGGAGGCCGGACGCTGCAAGCCGCTGATCAACGCCACCTTCCCGCTGGCCGAGGCCGCAGAAGCGCACCGACTGATGGAATCGAGCAGCCACATCGGCAAGATCGTTCTCACGGTATAG
- a CDS encoding MBL fold metallo-hydrolase, protein MSSIDGLAFTFLGTGAPPASLRRAGPSHLVEAAGRRLLIDCGSGVSQRLVAAGTRGADIDALIVTHEHSDHLVDFYQLVVSSWHQGRAKPWRILAPAPALANLRAQYAAFERERALRIAFEKRPDTAGLEVVFEELLEGPVAGLGELSVEAFLVDHRPVEPAFGLALSHGGTRLVFSGDTRLTPSLETQAAGCDLLVCEVFIASQMPVVAGVRSAQTVAAVESYNMTPAIVAGLATRAGAKALALTHLVPPNADTAALAREIRAAGYDGALLVGEDLMRIDVPERLLRWNGATIAY, encoded by the coding sequence ATGTCGAGCATCGATGGTCTCGCCTTCACCTTCCTCGGCACCGGCGCGCCGCCCGCAAGCCTTCGCCGCGCCGGCCCCTCGCATCTTGTCGAGGCGGCCGGCCGCAGGCTGCTGATCGATTGTGGTTCCGGCGTTAGCCAGCGCCTCGTTGCCGCGGGCACACGCGGCGCCGACATCGACGCCCTGATCGTCACGCACGAGCATTCCGACCATCTGGTCGATTTCTACCAGCTCGTGGTCTCCTCCTGGCATCAGGGCCGTGCCAAGCCCTGGCGGATCCTTGCGCCAGCGCCCGCGCTCGCCAATCTCCGTGCGCAATATGCCGCGTTCGAGCGCGAGCGGGCCTTGCGCATCGCGTTCGAGAAGCGGCCCGATACCGCCGGGCTCGAGGTCGTCTTCGAGGAGTTGCTGGAAGGCCCGGTCGCGGGTCTTGGAGAGCTCTCGGTCGAGGCTTTCCTGGTCGACCACCGGCCGGTCGAGCCCGCTTTCGGCCTGGCCCTGTCACATGGCGGAACCCGCCTCGTCTTCTCCGGCGACACCCGCCTCACGCCCTCGCTGGAGACGCAAGCGGCCGGATGCGATCTGCTGGTCTGCGAGGTCTTCATTGCCAGCCAGATGCCCGTCGTCGCCGGGGTCCGGTCGGCGCAAACCGTCGCGGCGGTCGAGAGCTACAATATGACGCCTGCCATCGTGGCGGGGCTCGCCACGCGCGCCGGTGCCAAGGCGCTGGCGTTGACCCATCTGGTGCCGCCCAACGCCGACACCGCCGCGCTCGCCCGCGAAATCCGCGCCGCAGGCTATGACGGCGCCCTGCTGGTCGGGGAAGACCTCATGCGGATCGACGTGCCGGAGCGTCTGCTGCGGTGGAACGGCGCAACAATCGCCTACTAG
- a CDS encoding DUF1192 domain-containing protein, whose product MSLFSEDDRPKPKSVHEIGQDLSMLSLEEIEARIAALKAEIERLMEARAGKSASRAAADAFFRRPA is encoded by the coding sequence ATGTCGTTGTTCTCCGAGGATGACCGGCCGAAGCCGAAGAGCGTTCACGAGATCGGGCAGGATCTGTCGATGCTGTCACTGGAGGAAATCGAGGCGCGGATCGCCGCGCTCAAGGCCGAAATCGAGCGGCTGATGGAGGCGCGGGCCGGCAAGAGTGCCTCACGTGCCGCAGCCGATGCCTTTTTTCGCCGGCCTGCCTGA
- a CDS encoding cell cycle transcriptional regulator TrcR, producing the protein MSQTPLMPKATAVWLVENTSLTFEQIAEFCKLHPLEVRGIADGEVAAGIKGLDPITSGQLTREELERAAKDPNHHLRLAERKVKVPEIKRTKGPRYTPVSKRQDRPNAILWLLRNHPELKDAQIIRLIGTTKSTIAQIRDRTHWNAQSLTPIDPVSLGLCSQIDLDFEVARAAKDRPAALAEAGSTLLSAEETTAPEPTHSESQPFADMSRPKREEEAAIDVDSVFAKLKQLKRPAEEEDDE; encoded by the coding sequence GTGTCACAAACCCCGCTGATGCCCAAGGCCACCGCGGTCTGGCTGGTCGAGAACACCTCGCTGACCTTCGAGCAGATCGCCGAGTTCTGCAAGCTGCACCCGCTCGAAGTGCGCGGCATCGCCGATGGCGAGGTGGCGGCCGGCATCAAGGGTCTCGACCCGATCACCTCGGGCCAGCTCACCCGCGAGGAGCTGGAGCGTGCCGCCAAGGACCCGAACCACCATCTGCGCCTCGCCGAGCGCAAGGTGAAGGTGCCCGAGATCAAGCGCACCAAGGGCCCGCGCTACACCCCCGTCTCGAAGCGCCAGGACCGGCCGAACGCCATCCTCTGGCTGCTGCGCAACCATCCCGAACTCAAGGACGCGCAGATCATCCGCCTGATCGGCACGACCAAGTCGACCATCGCGCAGATCCGCGATCGCACCCACTGGAACGCCCAGTCCCTGACCCCGATCGACCCGGTCAGCCTCGGCCTGTGCTCGCAGATCGATCTCGACTTCGAGGTGGCCCGTGCCGCCAAGGACCGCCCGGCCGCGTTGGCCGAGGCCGGCTCGACCTTGCTCTCCGCCGAGGAGACCACGGCGCCGGAGCCGACCCACAGCGAGAGCCAGCCCTTCGCCGACATGAGCCGGCCGAAGCGTGAGGAGGAGGCTGCGATCGACGTCGATTCCGTCTTCGCCAAGCTCAAGCAGCTCAAGCGCCCGGCCGAGGAAGAGGACGACGAGTAA